One Cicer arietinum cultivar CDC Frontier isolate Library 1 chromosome 8, Cicar.CDCFrontier_v2.0, whole genome shotgun sequence DNA segment encodes these proteins:
- the LOC101508930 gene encoding photosystem I reaction center subunit II, chloroplastic-like has translation MAMATQASLFTPPLSTPKPWKQPSTLSFITLKPIKFTTASPRTTIRTAASADDKTETPVKTEKAPAPAPAPVGFTPPELDPNTPSPIFGGSTGGLLRKAQVEEFYVITWDSPKEQIFEMPTGGAAIMREGPNLLKLARKEQCLALGTRLRSKYKIKYQFYRVFPNGEVQYLHPKDGVYPEKVNPGREGVGQNFRSIGKNVNPIEVKFTGKQPYDV, from the coding sequence ATGGCCATGGCAACTCAAGCCTCTCTCTTCACTCCACCTCTCTCCACTCCCAAACCATGGAAACAACCATCAACTTTATCCTTCATAACACTCAAACCAATCAAATTCACAACAGCTTCACCAAGAACAACAATAAGAACAGCAGCATCAGCAGATGATAAAACTGAAACACCAGTTAAAACAGAAAAAGCACCAGCACCAGCACCAGCACCAGTTGGATTCACCCCACCTGAGTTAGACCCAAACACACCTTCTCCAATTTTTGGTGGAAGCACTGGTGGGTTATTGCGTAAGGCCCAAGTTGAAGAATTCTACGTAATCACATGGGATTCACCTAAAGAACAGATCTTTGAGATGCCAACTGGTGGTGCAGCTATAATGAGAGAGGGTCCTAACCTTCTCAAATTGGCAAGGAAAGAACAATGTTTGGCTTTAGGAACTAGATTAAGGTCAAAGTACAAGATTAAGTATCAGTTTTACAGGGTTTTCCCTAATGGGGAAGTTCAATATTTGCATCCTAAAGATGGTGTTTATCCAGAGAAGGTTAATCCTGGTCGTGAAGGGGTTGGTCAGAATTTCAGGTCTATTGGGAAGAATGTTAACCCAATTGAGGTCAAGTTCACTGGTAAGCAACCTTATGATGTGTAG